In Solanum lycopersicum chromosome 3, SLM_r2.1, the genomic stretch CCCGTGAAATCCCAaaagtggggtctggggagggtagaATGTATGCAAACCTTTGGGGTGGCCCAGTAGTTTGAGCTGGGGATTTCCacgttggaggtctcaagttcgaaattACTTGGCAGCGAAAgtaaggggtttgccttctgggtcgagctcgtcgcacctggcttgcctagtgcgggttacctctcctatgtggtgtgcgagctattgcataggagcgggtGTTATATCCTATGCGCACCCAAAGGGAAGCGGCTGCAGGTTTTCCTtgtcatcataaaaaaaataaatagatgtaACAATTCCAtatacaaagaagaaaatatagcTGGTCAAAATTGTAGGCCCCTCGATTTTCTTTTTTGCTGACAGCACATATATAAGCTTCTAATTGTTGTTTCTTATTGTTTCTGTGCTTTTTActggaagatatgaagaaacgggattttgtatattaaaatttgaactgAACGGTGAATCTATATCTTTCAAGGAAATAGTGCATGTAAAAGTCAAGTGATTCCTCTATCATCAGTTCTCTGTCTCTGAATCCATATCTTGCATGAGATGTTCACTATGTGAAACCTTCAACTTTCCTTCTCTACTAAGAATTTCAATTAGACAAAGAGGGACCATGACTTCACTTTCTACATGGACATgtattttctaatttgtatcATTATGCATCATAAAAACACCCCAGGCATTTCTTCAATGCCATTGCTTCTTCTGTATAGCCATTATCACTTATAATATATTCTGCTACCCTCTCTTTTATCTTTCCTTGTATTATTGTTATTGGGCAGCAGGTGTATTATACGTATGTATGCTTTGCCTTTGTGTTTCTCATAACCTTCTCTTTCATCATCTTAAAAGCTTACTGATCAAGAGATTCTTTATACTTGCGAATTGAAACTTAGCAAAATGAACGCCTGCCTATCGTGAATTGCAACTTGGGCTGCTACAAGAAATCTCTTAATATTTTTGGTTGATCTTAACATAGTTTTACCTTCTTTTGATGCAGATACTGGATACAAACCCCCAGCTCTATTTCCACCTCCAGCAACAAAGGCTGATAGAGTTGATAAGGAATGGAAAGATTGAGGAGGCTTTGGAGTTTGCTCAAGAGGAGCTCGCTCCAAGGGGAGAAGAAAatgtaattattaatatataaatcttTTCTCTTGCTTTCCCAAATCTCCTTTTTTTAGGCAACGATAGACCTGCTCCTTTAGTAACATGTAGGTCGCGAGTTTGAGGCATGGACACAACACCCCGTAGCAGTTTCCCCTACTCAATTACTTACTAGGGAGATGCCTTTTATTAGAGCAATACAAGCCTTTAATCTAAATGACTGTTTAATCTCGTAGACTATTTATTATAAATGTCCGGAGAATTTTGATGCGTGGATGCTAAAAAAACCTACGGTCTCTTAAAGATTGCTGAATTTCTAAGTGGTCTTTCCATGTCTCCACCCCTAAACTGCCAGCACCAGGGGTTCCTTTCTCTTGGTCGACCTCCCTAGGAGGGGAGGCTGACGAGGGTAATGGGACGTGGGAAAAATCTGCTTTTGTTTCTGAAGAATTGGCTTGAGATTGACACCATCTTTTactctgaaaaaaaaaaagaagctttgGTTGGCGCTATCCCACATGTAACCCACCTCTTTAGTACATGAcgattttaatttcttttctgcAGCAAAGCTTCTTAGAAGAGTTGGAGAAGACTGTTGCATTGTTGGCCTTTGAAGACGTGTCCAACTGCCCTGTTGGAGAGCTCCTGGATGTATCACAGCGGCTAAAGACCGCTAGTGAGGTCAATGCTGCAATTCTCACCAGCCAAAGCCATGAAAAGGGTTAGTCTCCTTTCCATTAAAGTCTGGTGTGTTTGAAAAAGCTTTTGTCGATTTCATATTTGGGAcactcaaatcaaatcaaatcaaatcaaagaaCTTGTGTGATATATAACCTAATTAGGAATATTTATGTGTAGAAGATCATGGGGTGAAATGcctctttttttaattgattattctTTGATTTAAACAGATCCAAAGCTTCCAAGCCTATTGAAGATGTTAATATGGGCACAGAATCAGCTTGGTGAAAAAGCTGTGTTTCCGCGCATAACTGATTTATCGACTGCTAAACTGGAAGATCCTCCTGTTTGAAAGATGACCAAAACTTGGCCAACTGCTTAAAGACAGTatcttttcaactttcaaaaccTATAGACGCGTTTGTTCTTGTCAAATTATGGATTCTTAGATTAATGTTGTGTTCGTTTATCGATCACAATGTACATGAAGATAGTTTGTACTTCTTATCGTGTCTAGGTTTCATAAAATTGGTTTGTGTTTGAACTTGTGGAGAACATACAAAGAAGGTAAGCTATTAATCTCAAATCTGTCAATATAAATACACTAGACTCCCATTTCAGAATTCCAATCATAACATCTTGAATCTTTTCTTATGGGAAGGAGTTTTAATAGTTTATATACAGTATTTTTACTTAGGTGAAAGGATTCACATGAACTCTTTCCCTCCATCTTGTTTCGACACGGCTTTATGTCAGGTATAGTTGGTTAGAATTAAGCGTTAGTAGATATATCCAAGTGTGTTAGGAGTGCAACTCAGGTATAGTAAGCTTCAGACACCTAGCAGCACTGCTGCCTCTAGCTCTAGACACCTAGCAGCATTGGTACCAAAATAGTTGAGGCATACGCAAACTGATTTGACAACACTATAGTTGAGGCATATGCAAACTGACTCGACAACACTAATAGTGTAGACATATGCAAACTGACTCAAGAACATTatcatacaaaagaaaaaagagtgaGTCTAGTAATGCATCTTAATAGAAAAAACTCCAAACTAATCAAATGAAATGAGGTAACAAGTGAAATAACCAGAATTTCTAAATCTCCACCCATACTAGTACATGAACAAATGTAGCAGTACTACTTATCGAACAACTCTGAAGTGTAGAAGTTTGCTGATGAAATGACCTAGATACCCTTTCTCTGTCTCCCAAATCAAAGTTTCCATCATCAAAGTTGAGAGCATAACTTGAAGGATCATACTGGAATTTCACTCGTCTTTTGTTCTTCATTGCTAATTTCTTCATTACTTCTCTCATTCTCCCAAATAAACACTTGCATTGCTTCTTGCTATAGTCGTTTACACATAAAAAGCTTCTTACAAATCCACCCATGATAAAATCAAGAGAACACCTTCAATAACCTTAACCTCTATAGCCAAAATAAACTTGACTTTTTGTGTTTTTGAACAAGTTGTCACATTATCATATTATCaatatctatcaagaacaaagaaaaaaggTTAAAAGGGTGTTTGAAAATGGCAATCTTGGACTTGATAAAGAACTTAGAAAAGCAACTGGCCTCTAATAACTTAACCTCTATATCTAAAGTTAAGTTCCAAGACTTgatctttttgtgtttttggtCAAGTTGCACACTTGTATGTTAGCCAAATCTATCaagaacaaagaaaaaggaCAAAAGGGTGTTTGAAAATGGCAATCCTGGACATGAGAAGGGACTAAAGAAGCAAAATTAACTAGCaagattttatcttttttgtgTTGTAATCAAGTTTTCTCATCTGTGTATagcaaaaatctatcaagaacaGAGAAAATAGGCCAAAAGGGTGTTTGAAAATGGCAATCTTGGACATGAAAAGGAACTCATATTTGCATGTAGCAAAAATATGTATCAAGATAAAGTAAAAGGGCCAAAAAGGGTGTTTGAAAATGGTATTCTTGGAAATGAGGGTAAGAAATTTTTGGCTTATGTGAAGGACCTTTATATCATCAAAagaaacttaagaaaaaatgtgatctttttctttttttctttttgtgggGTTTGGTTGTATTCAATGGAAAGCAAAGAGAAACCGGAAATAAACATGAAAATGTAATGTTTTTGGGTCTTTTAAAGAAGCTGTGCCCTTACCACCTGCAGTATCTTCATAGTGTAACACTTTTTATTGCATTGGGAGACTCAAATTCCATGATCcatagaaagaaaaagaggatTCTTTTGAGTGGGgttgggtggggtggggtggggggaggGGTAAAAGGCTGTGGGGGTAGAGAGCCCACTACATGGTGATGGTGGTATCACTATCAAATATGTTGCATGGAAAATGGCTAAAATAAAGTGCTGCTAACTTATTAGAAATAACTCAAAAATGTACATATGGTGTATAAACAATACATTCAACCATTTTTAGTTTAAGGGTGTGTttgtatgaagaaaaatatttttggcaaagtGATTTTCGTACTTATTTTTTGGTTTTCGATTAGAAAGAAGAGAATAGTCCCTAAAGCATTTATGTATAATCTGAGCAAATACTATGACAAGAAACACATATATTGACTCCTACTCTCGACCCCAATATCAACCCGATACACGACCCTAATCCTATCCTCGACTGACCTGATCGTCGATGCTAATCCTGACCTCGTTTAGAACTTGTTCCTCAACCTGACCTTGGGCTAACCCTAACACGAAACTTGACAATCGGCCCCAGCCACAATGTCGACTTACGACCTAATCCCGACTTGATAATCAAGACTCAAACTCGAGTTAGGACCCAACTTTGAATCTGAGTAGGGGTCGGGATCAGAGTCAGAGTTGGTTGAGTTTTGAGTTCCAAA encodes the following:
- the LOC101263084 gene encoding protein GID8 homolog, which translates into the protein MSLFWIVIRELAEIEAMATSKKVITREEWEKRLNDVKIRKEDMNKLVMNFLVTEGYVEAAEKFRKESGTDPDIDLATITDRMAVKKAVQAGNVEDAIEKVNDLNPEILDTNPQLYFHLQQQRLIELIRNGKIEEALEFAQEELAPRGEENQSFLEELEKTVALLAFEDVSNCPVGELLDVSQRLKTASEVNAAILTSQSHEKDPKLPSLLKMLIWAQNQLGEKAVFPRITDLSTAKLEDPPV